The Toxorhynchites rutilus septentrionalis strain SRP chromosome 3, ASM2978413v1, whole genome shotgun sequence genome includes a region encoding these proteins:
- the LOC129774478 gene encoding uncharacterized protein K02A2.6-like: protein MDESRAVPAFRCDRIETSKLAREWKVWKESLECFFAAYDITDQRVMRAKMLHMGGSALQTVFKNLEDHDHVPLVALVPRWYDVAVEKLDAFFEPRHQNTSERRKLRQIKQNSGERFADYVIRLKQQVGECGFERYGADIEEILKNIYLTDAVVEGCSSNEVRRMILLKDLPFKDIEAFGVTQEGVDQQLVEITQSGTHTMDKVYSAHSQNRDRRSAVRDNSNRVSMKKCYNCGRQGHLSTSPMCPARGQQCRNCKNYGHFEKLCRKRKSTRSEPSKKNQIRVIESISNDNDLNVVVPEDNPTQDKVYYAFYSGNESNMLTCSIGGVSTEMLVDSGADANLISEVSWVKMKNSRISVYSSTRGSSRILRAYGSDIPLTILGTFVADITIGEKTIQAEFLVVKGGQRCLLGDRTAKQLGVLKIGLHVNRVENSTQPFSKIRGITAYIPMNPEAIPVFQPMRRIPLPLEQAVAKKIDELLKRDIIEIKTGPTSWVSPLVIVGKANGEPRLCVDLRRVNEAVLREHHPMPVVEDYIARLGRGLIWSKLDIREAFLQVELAEESRDVTTFMTNRGLFRFKRLPFGLVTAPELFQKAMDEILADCSGTYWYLDDIIVEGKDIEEHDNRLEKVLSRLKDSNVSNLGFYKVEDRTAVVADASPQGLGAILLQINDENVQRVISFAFKSLTETERRYCQTEKEALAVVWSVERFQYYLLGKKFNILTDCKLSRNLSHSINRIFVREVAIQAANCAALTWNEIVQATEIDDEISKVLEILRNGDMQNLSVEYRVVANELCNFQGVLLRNDRIVVPFSLREKVLITAHEGHPGIVMMKSHLRSNVWWPKMDQAVERFVKRCRGCVLVAALEAPEPMQRSHLPSSPWQTLALDFLGPLPEGQHLLVVVDCYSRYIEVVEMDTTTTKNVTRELMTMFSRYGIPSFLKADNAPQISSDCEEFNEFCSTNGIKLLNTIPYWPQSNGEVERQNRSILKRLRISQELGKDWRNELRLYLLTYHSSKHPTTGKSPAEFMFGRQIKSKLPRISSFLEDEGVRERDAVIKEKGKEYSDRRRQAKESNIKEGDVVLAKRMRKANKLDTEFTNEEFVVQRKEGTDTVIQSKATGKQYRRSSAHLKKIEDPRTFRKTQEDSSEPISPSVQSEIDGDRRCDSRVESENTSVEASVSSRSPVTRRPRNVPTKYQDYIPY from the exons ATGGATGAATCACGGGCGGTTCCGGCTTTTAGATGTGATAGAATCGAAACAAGTAAACTTGCTCGAGAATGGAAGGTGTGGAAGGAGTCACTGGAGTGCTTCTTTGCGGCCTACGATATAACGGATCAGAGAGTCATGCGAGCGAAAATGCTCCATATGGGTGGTTCTGCCTTGCAGACGGTTTTCAAGAACCTGGAAGATCATGATCACGTTCCACTGGTCGCCCTGGTTCCGCGATGGTACGATGTAGCGGTTGAAAAACTCGACGCATTTTTCGAACCAAGACACCAAAACACTTCTGAGCGCAGGAAGCTCCGGCAAATAAAGCAGAATTCTGGTGAAAGATTTGCGGATTACGTCATCCGTCTTAAGCAGCAAGTTGGTGAGTGTGGATTCGAAAGATATGGAGCCGATATAGAGGAAATCCTGAAGAATATCTATCTAACGGATGCCGTTGTTGAAGGATGTTCTTCAAACGAAGTGCGCAGAATGATTCTGCTGAAGGATTTGCCTTTCAAGGATATCGAAGCATTCGGAGTTACCCAAGAAGGCGTGGACCAGCAATTGGTTGAGATTACCCAATCGGGGACTCACACGATGGATAAGGTATACAGTGCTCATTCGCAGAATCGAGACCGCCGTAGTGCTGTTAGAGATAACTCAAACAGGGTGTCGATGAAGAAATGTTACAATTGCGGTCGGCAGGGACATCTGTCAACCTCTCCAATGTGCCCGGCACGCGGTCAGCAATGCCGCAACTGTAAGAACTACGGTCATTTCGAGAAACTGTGCCGTAAGCGAAAGTCAACGCGATCAGAACCCTCGAAGAAGAATCAAATCCGAGTAATTGAAAGCATCAGCAACGACAATGATCTAAATGTAGTCGTACCAGAAGACAACCCAACCCAAGACAAAGTGTACTACGCCTTCTACTCAGGTAATGAATCAAACATGCTTACATGCAGTATCGGTGGTGTTTCTACGGAAATGTTGGTCGATTCTGGTGCTGATGCTAATTTGATTAGCGAGGtatcttgggtgaaaatgaaaaatagtaGGATTTCGGTGTATTCGTCAACCAGAGGGAGCAGTCGAATTTTAAGAGCGTATGGCAGCGATATTCCATTGACCATTTTGGGAACCTTCGTTGCGGACATAACCATTGGAGAGAAGACAATTCAAGCTGAATTTCTCGTAGTCAAAGGAGGCCAACGTTGCCTTCTTGGTGACCGAACAGCGAAGCAGTTAGGTGTATTAAAGATTGGTTTGCACGTCAATCGTGTCGAGAACTCTACACAGCCGTTCAGCAAGATTAGGGGTATCACGGCTTACATCCCTATGAATCCTGAAGCCATCCCAGTTTTCCAGCCAATGCGTCGCATTCCTTTGCCATTGGAACAAGCAGTTGCGAAGAAAATCGATGAATTACTGAAGCGGGATATCATCGAAATCAAGACAGGTCCAACCAGCTGGGTGTCCCCGTTGGTTATTGTAGGAAAGGCAAATGGTGAGCCTCGACTCTGTGTTGATCTCCGCCGAGTAAACGAGGCTGTTCTTCGTGAGCACCATCCGATGCCTGTTGTGGAAGATTACATTGCGCGCCTGGGAAGAGGATTGATATGGAGCAAGCTCGATATTCGCGAGGCGTTCTTGCAGGTCGAATTGGCAGAGGAATCACGTGATGTAACGACCTTCATGACCAACCGGGGGCTATTCCGGTTTAAGAGACTGCCGTTCGGCTTAGTAACGGCACCGGAGCTTTTTCAAAAAGCTATGGACGAAATACTGGCAGATTGTAGCGGCACCTATTGGTATCTCGACGACATAATTGTAGAAGGGAAGGACATCGAAGAGCACGATAATCGACTTGAGAAG GTTCTTTCGAGATTGAAGGACAGTAACGTGAGTAACTTGGGGTTCTATAAAGTAGAAGATCGTACAGCTGTAGTAGCAGATGCCAGTCCCCAAGGGTTAGGAGCTATTCTACTCCAAATCAACGACGAAAATGTCCAACGTGTGATCAGTTTCGCTTTCAAATCCTTAACAGAAACGGAACGACGGTACTGTCAAACGGAAAAGGAGGCCCTAGCTGTCGTGTGGAGCGTGGAACGATTCCAATACTATCTCcttggcaagaaatttaacaTCCTGACAGACTGTAAG CTATCCAGGAACCTAAGCCATTCGATCAATCGGATATTCGTACGCGAAGTAGCCATTCAAGCTGCTAACTGTGCTGCGTTAACTTGGAATGAGATTGTACAAGCAACAGAAATCGATGACGAAATCTCAAAAGTACTGGAAATTCTGAGGAATGGTGATATGCAGAACTTATCTGTTGAATACAGAGTAGTTGCcaatgaattgtgcaattttcaaGGCGTACTGCTACGAAACGATCGGATTGTCGTACCTTTTTCATTAAGAGAAAAAGTGCTGATTACAGCTCACGAGGGTCATCCTGGCATAGTGATGATGAAAAGTCACCTAAGATCAAATGTCTGGTGGCCTAAAATGGATCAGGCAGTTGAACGATTCGTGAAGCGTTGTAGAGGTTGCGTATTAGTTGCTGCTCTCGAAGCACCAGAGCCAATGCAACGTAGTCACCTCCCTTCATCACCGTGGCAAACAttggcactcgattttttgggaccTCTGCCTGAGGGGCAACACCTGTTGGTTGTTGTTGACTGTTACAGTCGTTATATAGAGGTAGTTGAAATggatacaacaacaacaaaaaatgttaCGCGAGAGTTGATGACCATGTTCAGTCGGTACGGAATTCCATCGTTCTTGAAAGCCGATAATGCACCACAGATTAGTTCCGATTGTGAGGAGTTTAATGAGTTTTGTTCGACTAATGGTATCAAATTGCTGAACACAATACCGTACTGGCCTCAATCAAACGGAGAGGTTGAACGGCAAAATCGTTCGATTTTGAAGCGCCTCCGAATATCTCAGGAGCTTGGGAAAGATTGGAGAAACGAGCTACGGCTGTATCTATTAACCTATCATTCCTCGAAGCATCCAACCACAGGCAAATCACCAGCAGAGTTTATGTTCGGTCGTCAGATAAAAAGCAAGCTACCAAGGATTTCGAGTTTTCTTGAAGATGAAGGAGTACGTGAGAGAGATGCTGTCATCAAAGAAAAGGGGAAAGAGTACAGTGACAGAAGAAGACAAGCAAAGGAGAGTAATATAAAAGAGGGTGATGTCGTACTTGCTAAGCGGATGCGAAAAGCAAATAAACTAGACACCGAATTCACTAACGAAGAGTTTGTAGTTCAGCGTAAAGAAGGTACTGATACCGTCATACAATCGAAGGCCACTGGTAAACAATATAGGCGAAGTTCAGctcatttaaagaaaattgaagatCCAAGAACTTTCCGGAAAACTCAGGAAGACAGCTCAGAGCCTATCTCTCCGTCAGTTCAATCTGAAATCGACGGCGACAGGAGATGTGATTCCAGGGTCGAGTCAGAAAACACATCAGTCGAGGCATCCGTTTCATCCAGATCACCTGTAACAAGACGTCCGAGAAATGTACCGACGAAGTATCAAGATTATATACCGTATTAA
- the LOC129774479 gene encoding uncharacterized protein LOC129774479, whose product MRNEIVSRTVSNGLPQGDVLSPTLFNIYTLPLHEVKVEGVALVQYADDFGILVTAKNIEEINTNGQRFLNEFGRIAADLKFKINPAKTKVVLFQKSNNVLTLRVDNQTIETVRSTKYLGVTIDRSLSFGTHLRYVAEKARDRINMMKVLSGIKNGAHPKSMLKLHNGLVRSVMEYGSCIHNNARRTTRRITEVLNNLSLRKATGTTKTTPINALDGLSGQEPLRIRLEYIAAKEIVRNVSKRNALGNQLISLSTTTSEFTETDFSFVEQMYLEHKDIFDAISPVIKLSVTPELVINSSLGGMDNSKKNNNPIRLKQLVLFAMHGKFKNRRRIFTDASKEDNKCGIGVFMEFSNQRISRHMKKETSITSAELIVIEVAVQSIAELELQDCVIYTDSKSACIMLNNALEAGKGEMLLVYIIEAAAKWNISLQWIPSHVAIVGNDLADQLAKQGVKQLVTVGRMRQEKQKKKKGFHYREKKLRDACYTRKRNNL is encoded by the coding sequence ATGAGGAATGAAATCGTTTCCAGGACGGTAAGCAATGGGCTTCCCCAGGGAGACGTCCTATCACCGACTCTTTTTAATATTTACACGCTTCCGTTGCACGAGGTCAAGGTAGAAGGTGTTGCACTGGTTCAGTACGCTGATGATTTCGGAATCTTAGTAACCGCGAAGAACATAGAAGAAATTAATACGAACGGTCAACGTTTTTTGAATGAGTTTGGAAGAATAGCAGcggatctgaaattcaaaatcaacCCTGCAAAGACTAAAGTGGTATTGTTTCAAAAAAGCAACAACGTTCTCACTCTCCGAGTAGATAATCAAACAATCGAAACCGTACGCAGCACAAAATACTTAGGAGTCACCATAGACAGATCGCTTAGTTTTGGAACACATCTGAGATATGTGGCAGAAAAAGCAAGGGATAGAATCAACATGATGAAGGTTTTATCAGGAATAAAAAATGGTGCTCACCCGAAAAGCATGCTGAAGCTGCATAATGGACTGGTCAGAAGCGTTATGGAATATGGGAGTTGTATTCACAATAACGCGAGACGAACAACTAGAAGAATCACCGAGGTACTTAATAACCTAAGTCTACGTAAAGCCACTGGAACAACGAAAACAACACCAATCAATGCTTTGGATGGTCTAAGCGGTCAGGAGCCGCTTCGCATCCGATTGGAATATATTGCTGCTAAAGAAATAGTCAGAAACGTATCCAAACGTAACGCACTTGGTAACCAATTGATATCTTTGTCAACGACCACTTCTGAATTTACGGAGACCGATTTTAGCTTCGTCGAGCAGATGTATCTAGAACACaaggacattttcgatgcaATATCTCCTGTGATCAAACTATCCGTCACACCAGAACTAGTCATCAATTCTTCTTTGGGGGGGATGGACAACTCCAAGAAGAACAATAATCCGATTCGTTTGAAGCAGCTTGTACTATTTGCAATGCATGGAAAGTTTAAAAACCGGAGGAGAATATTCACTGACGCCTCGAAGGAAGATAACAAATGTGGTATCGGTGTATTTATGGAGTTTTCGAATCAAAGGATATCCCgtcatatgaaaaaagagaCCAGTATTACTAGCGCGGAACTTATAGTTATTGAAGTGGCAGTACagtcaatcgcagaactcgagCTGCAGGATTGTGTCATTTATACTGATTCGAAATCAGCATGCATCATGCTGAATAATGCACTGGAAGCTGGGAAAGGGGAAATGCTGTTGGTGTACATCATCGAAGCGGCAGCGAAATGGAATATAAGTCTGCAATGGATACCCAGTCATGTAGCCATCGTCGGAAATGATTTAGCGGATCAATTGGCCAAGCAAGGCGTAAAACAACTTGTAACTGTAGGCAGAATGCGACaggaaaaacaaaagaaaaaaaaaggatttcacTATCGAGAGAAAAAACTCAGAGACGCGTGCTACACGAGAAAAAGGAACAacttatga
- the LOC129775110 gene encoding 39S ribosomal protein L19, mitochondrial, which produces MNVIQRQFASSKYPLLNIARRLDFLTSCAASFSTKTEPNTSAPVSTPPQSQQPRVTNVPTTERKSIIPQEYRFIYQEFLPDPKVEWRNPIREKLERMDMLDRRSNIDIPEFYVGSVLAVTSSDVHAVGKTSRFVGICIQRERCGLRARFILRNIVDHQGMEVMYDLYDPTLLKFEVLRLERRLDEHLLYLRDALDEYSTFDINMEPEVLPEGSPVPVNDVKVVLKPKPWYARWERENLQGVANVDQYTTEKNRRKAEKRATPWEKYDLMKEYRRTIPDEEQKEIFAEVYSQLHQLELSHKKMKRKRTFVKPTKLA; this is translated from the exons ATGAATGTTATTCAAAGGCAGTTTGCCTCGAGCAAATATCCATTACTAAATATCGCTCGTCGGTTAG ATTTCCTCACATCCTGCGCCGCATCGTTTTCTACCAAAACCGAACCGAATACGTCCGCACCGGTGTCAACTCCACCACAGTCACAACAGCCTCGCGTAACGAATGTTCCCACCACAGAGCGAAAAAGCATCATCCCTCAGGAGTATCGTTTCATCTACCAGGAATTCCTACCGGATCCGAAAGTTGAATGGCGTAATCCGATCCGAGAGAAGCTCGAACGAATGGATATGTTGGACCGACGTTCGAACATCGATATCCCCGAGTTTTACGTGGGATCAGTACTAGCGGTCACGAGTTCTGATGTGCACGCGGTCGGTAAGACCTCTCGCTTCGTTGGCATCTGTATCCAGCGGGAGCGGTGCGGTCTGAGGGCAAGGTTTATACTGAGAAACATCGTGGATCACCAGGGTATGGAAGTTATGTACGATCTGTACGACCCCACGCTGTTGAAGTTCGAAGTGCTGCGTTTGGAAAGGCGCTTGGACGAACATTTGCTGTACCTGAGGGACGCTCTGGACGAGTACAGTACATTCGACATAAACATGGAACCGGAAGTGCTCCCGGAGGGCTCGCCAGTACCAGTGAACGATGTTAAAGTGGTGCTCAAACCGAAACCGTGGTACGCTCGCTGGGAGCGGGAGAATCTGCAAGGTGTTGCAAATGTCGACCAGTACACGACAGAGAAAAACCGCCGGAAGGCAGAGAAGCGGGCAACGCCCTGGGAGAAGTACGATTTGATGAAGGAATATCGTCGAACGATTCCGGACGAAGAGCAGAAAGAGATTTTCGCCGAGGTGTACTCACAGCTGCATCAGCTCGAACTTTCACACAAGAAGATGAAGAGGAAGCGTACCTTCGTCAAACCGACCAAACTGGCCTAA